Proteins encoded in a region of the Salvelinus fontinalis isolate EN_2023a chromosome 17, ASM2944872v1, whole genome shotgun sequence genome:
- the LOC129813739 gene encoding microtubule-associated protein RP/EB family member 2-like isoform X1 produces MPGPTQALSPNGENNNDIIPTDGSNCIPYRKNTVRGERAYSWGMAVNVYSTSITQETMSRHDITAWVNDLLGLNYTKVEQLSSGAAYCQFMDLLFPGCVHLKKVKFQAKFEHEYIHNFKLLQASFKRMNVDKIIPVEKLVKARFQDNLDFIQWFKRFFDANYDGKDYDPLQARQGQDAIPPPDPGEQIFNLPKKSQHHAASSPTAGATRASATTPKQNPCSPHPSSRPSSAKRIPVATPTTTPAKGERELEAQVTGLNDQVNTLKLALEGVEKERDFYFGKLRDVEVLAQEQGQESAQFVERLMEILYSADEQEGAGEVEGEDVDLGVHEEDVPDDQQDEY; encoded by the exons ATGCCTGGTCCCACCCAAGCACTGTCCCCAAATGGAGAGAATAACAACGACATCATCCCAACGGACGGATCCAACTGCATTCCTTACAGAAAAAATACAGTGCGAGGAGAGCGCGCCTACAG TTGGGGGATGGCGGTCAACGTATATTCTACCTCAATAACCCAGGAGACTATGAGCAGGCATGATATCACTGCCTGGGTTAACGATCTTCTCGGTCTGAACTACACTAAAGTGGAGCAGCTCTCCTCAG GAGCGGCCTACTGCCAGTTCATGGATTTGCTATTCCCTGGCTGCGTCCATCTTAAGAAGGTTAAGTTCCAGGCTAAATTCGAGCATGAGTACATTCATAACTTCAAGCTGCTGCAGGCCTCTTTCAAGAGAATGAATGTGGACAAG ATTATTCCTGTGGAGAAGCTTGTGAAAGCCAGATTTCAGGACAACCTTGACTTCATCCAGTGGTTTAAGAGGTTCTTTGATGCCAACTATGATGGTAAAGATTATGACCCACTTCAGGCCAGACAGGGTCAGGATGCCATCCCCCCACCTGACCCCGGTGAGCAGATCTTCAACCTGCCAAAAAAGTCCCAACACCACGCAGCCAGCTCCCCCACTGCAG GAGCCACCAGGGCAAGTGCAACAACCCCGAAACAAAACCCCTGCAGCCCCCATCCATCCTCCAGACCCTCTTCAGCGAAAAGAATCCCAGTTGCAACTCCAACGACAACTCCGGCCAAAGGAGAGCGGGAACTGGAAGCACAGGTCACAGGGCTCAACGACCAG GTGAACACATTAAAACTTGCACTTGAGGgtgtggagaaggagagggactTTTACTTTGGAAAGTTGCGGGATGTGGAAGTGTTGGCACAGGAACAAGGTCAGGAGAGCGCCCAGTTCGTGGAGCGGCTAATGGAGATTCTGTACTCTGCAGACGAACAG GAAGGtgcaggagaggtggagggagaagatGTGGATCTAGGGGTCCATGAAGAGGATGTTCCTGATGATCAGCAGGATGAGTACTGA
- the LOC129813739 gene encoding microtubule-associated protein RP/EB family member 2-like isoform X2: MPGPTQALSPNGENNNDIIPTDGSNCIPYRKNTVRGERAYSWGMAVNVYSTSITQETMSRHDITAWVNDLLGLNYTKVEQLSSGAAYCQFMDLLFPGCVHLKKVKFQAKFEHEYIHNFKLLQASFKRMNVDKARQGQDAIPPPDPGEQIFNLPKKSQHHAASSPTAGATRASATTPKQNPCSPHPSSRPSSAKRIPVATPTTTPAKGERELEAQVTGLNDQVNTLKLALEGVEKERDFYFGKLRDVEVLAQEQGQESAQFVERLMEILYSADEQEGAGEVEGEDVDLGVHEEDVPDDQQDEY; this comes from the exons ATGCCTGGTCCCACCCAAGCACTGTCCCCAAATGGAGAGAATAACAACGACATCATCCCAACGGACGGATCCAACTGCATTCCTTACAGAAAAAATACAGTGCGAGGAGAGCGCGCCTACAG TTGGGGGATGGCGGTCAACGTATATTCTACCTCAATAACCCAGGAGACTATGAGCAGGCATGATATCACTGCCTGGGTTAACGATCTTCTCGGTCTGAACTACACTAAAGTGGAGCAGCTCTCCTCAG GAGCGGCCTACTGCCAGTTCATGGATTTGCTATTCCCTGGCTGCGTCCATCTTAAGAAGGTTAAGTTCCAGGCTAAATTCGAGCATGAGTACATTCATAACTTCAAGCTGCTGCAGGCCTCTTTCAAGAGAATGAATGTGGACAAG GCCAGACAGGGTCAGGATGCCATCCCCCCACCTGACCCCGGTGAGCAGATCTTCAACCTGCCAAAAAAGTCCCAACACCACGCAGCCAGCTCCCCCACTGCAG GAGCCACCAGGGCAAGTGCAACAACCCCGAAACAAAACCCCTGCAGCCCCCATCCATCCTCCAGACCCTCTTCAGCGAAAAGAATCCCAGTTGCAACTCCAACGACAACTCCGGCCAAAGGAGAGCGGGAACTGGAAGCACAGGTCACAGGGCTCAACGACCAG GTGAACACATTAAAACTTGCACTTGAGGgtgtggagaaggagagggactTTTACTTTGGAAAGTTGCGGGATGTGGAAGTGTTGGCACAGGAACAAGGTCAGGAGAGCGCCCAGTTCGTGGAGCGGCTAATGGAGATTCTGTACTCTGCAGACGAACAG GAAGGtgcaggagaggtggagggagaagatGTGGATCTAGGGGTCCATGAAGAGGATGTTCCTGATGATCAGCAGGATGAGTACTGA
- the LOC129813739 gene encoding microtubule-associated protein RP/EB family member 2-like isoform X3 translates to MAVNVYSTSITQETMSRHDITAWVNDLLGLNYTKVEQLSSGAAYCQFMDLLFPGCVHLKKVKFQAKFEHEYIHNFKLLQASFKRMNVDKIIPVEKLVKARFQDNLDFIQWFKRFFDANYDGKDYDPLQARQGQDAIPPPDPGEQIFNLPKKSQHHAASSPTAGATRASATTPKQNPCSPHPSSRPSSAKRIPVATPTTTPAKGERELEAQVTGLNDQVNTLKLALEGVEKERDFYFGKLRDVEVLAQEQGQESAQFVERLMEILYSADEQEGAGEVEGEDVDLGVHEEDVPDDQQDEY, encoded by the exons ATGGCGGTCAACGTATATTCTACCTCAATAACCCAGGAGACTATGAGCAGGCATGATATCACTGCCTGGGTTAACGATCTTCTCGGTCTGAACTACACTAAAGTGGAGCAGCTCTCCTCAG GAGCGGCCTACTGCCAGTTCATGGATTTGCTATTCCCTGGCTGCGTCCATCTTAAGAAGGTTAAGTTCCAGGCTAAATTCGAGCATGAGTACATTCATAACTTCAAGCTGCTGCAGGCCTCTTTCAAGAGAATGAATGTGGACAAG ATTATTCCTGTGGAGAAGCTTGTGAAAGCCAGATTTCAGGACAACCTTGACTTCATCCAGTGGTTTAAGAGGTTCTTTGATGCCAACTATGATGGTAAAGATTATGACCCACTTCAGGCCAGACAGGGTCAGGATGCCATCCCCCCACCTGACCCCGGTGAGCAGATCTTCAACCTGCCAAAAAAGTCCCAACACCACGCAGCCAGCTCCCCCACTGCAG GAGCCACCAGGGCAAGTGCAACAACCCCGAAACAAAACCCCTGCAGCCCCCATCCATCCTCCAGACCCTCTTCAGCGAAAAGAATCCCAGTTGCAACTCCAACGACAACTCCGGCCAAAGGAGAGCGGGAACTGGAAGCACAGGTCACAGGGCTCAACGACCAG GTGAACACATTAAAACTTGCACTTGAGGgtgtggagaaggagagggactTTTACTTTGGAAAGTTGCGGGATGTGGAAGTGTTGGCACAGGAACAAGGTCAGGAGAGCGCCCAGTTCGTGGAGCGGCTAATGGAGATTCTGTACTCTGCAGACGAACAG GAAGGtgcaggagaggtggagggagaagatGTGGATCTAGGGGTCCATGAAGAGGATGTTCCTGATGATCAGCAGGATGAGTACTGA